tataaccctaacatttctttcttccatttttcccttttcacgtttgacataacaacttcagcacttttatccaaacgcataactgcttattttaaaaataagtttcagcacttttaaaagtactttattaaagctgcttttattaagcccatccaaacgggcccaaAGTCATATGATAGAATTAAATTTGTCgccaaaattaaattttatttttgcactCCACCTCaatcttgttttattttaaccctttaacttctatttttatgtttcatttaggCATTTGATGTGACACGTGTGCATCCACTTTCTCTAAGagttaaagattaaaaaaaaaattattttaaagatttaaCTCTTCAACTCTATATTTTATGTGTCATTGAAACACAAAATACtaaattcatgattttttttaaatttctattgATGCTCttcaactataatttttaatttaaacattGGGATTCATATGTTAgttattgtaaaaaaataaaaattgatggaCGATcactgttttttttaaaaaaaaaaagtaataatttctttttgaaagttTCTTTATAAGTTTTCACTGAAAGATAATCAACGGAAGCGTGTcgattttctttcttaaaaaaatcaacGACAACCCAACGAAGTTTGTTGAGTTTTAGCGGTTCTTTTGTTGTGTTAATAATTAGCAATTAAcatgagttttattttttactagaattaagttgaattaaaaattagaaagtTGGTATTTGAGTTAGATCCAAATAGAATAGAAATGAAAAAATGTGGtgtgatttaatttaattaattgttttaaaaaagaaaacgaCACACTTTAGTTACTTTTCTTCACAcaataatataaagaaacactaaacaaaatatttcttttaagaaaatgatGATCTTCCGttaacttttttaataaaagaagatATGacgttgttttttttttaaaatgaaaagtgaaaatgaagaacataagtaaaaaataaagaaatcataaaattagtattttgtctttaaataacatataaaaaagagTTGAAGGGTTAAAACAAGGTTAAGATAGAGAATCAAAATGAAAAACTACTTAGAGAAATTGTGTATGTGTTCTTGATTGATTTCATGACATGTCATTGCCGGCGTGTGAACTATAGACATCACACTTTGTTGATTCTTTGAAAAGAAGTAtctaaatgaaacataaaaattgGAGTTGGAGGGTTAAGATTGAGTTTGAGTGTCAACATGAAATATAGAGACAAATTGAAGGGTCTTCATATTTGTTTGACCTACAATTAGATAATTAATATTGAACCTTgcaaataaaatgaatgataatAAATTTTGGAACTCAAACTCATAAGTTTAGGGTGAATAGCACTTGTGGTCCCTATATTGTACTATTAAATTCTGATTTTGGTCAGTGTGATATATCACTCAAATACATCTAaccattaattaattgaaatatctgTTTGTTCTTTTAGGTAGaaattatatgttataattgGACTATCCCAATATAAAACATTTCAATTATAGAATGAATAAATAAACGTAGAATTTTAAGCTAACATATGATTAATTAAACAGTGGAATGGTTGCAAAtggatttaaaaaaaaggacaGATTTCAAGTAATTAATGTACTTAAGTAATTCGGCATGAATTGGTAGATTATATGGAGTGGAGGCCAAGAAAAAAAGGATCAAGATTGTGAGAAAACACTTTCCTGTCTCAACTGGTAACTTGTTGATCGTATGACAATGGAACCGATattaaattaatagaaaaataagaaagaagcATTACTCAAAAAAATGACTTGTATTCCTGAAAATGTTACAGGTCACATACAAAATAGAcggataaaaataattaggaaCACCAGTGCATGACGTTCGAAATCAGAAGCAAACATTAATTTCACCATCCAAAGTTCTGAATTAACGAATATCAGTGTTTGCTGTCAACAGTAACcgtaagaagaaaaatatatgttgatttGGTAATAGCTACATTACATAGCAGGCAGGCAGGGTCAACAATCGAACTAAATAGccagaaaaaaatattgttacacAATTGTCCACAGAAAGAGGATGAGAGCCAATGTCGTCTTAGTATAGCCATATTTTGGTTGAGCACCTCCGTAGTATGGTTCTATCATGAGCCCAAATCGACAAGTACCAGTTGATGGATCTGACTTTGTGACAGTTGCGAGGCCAGAGAACTTGCAAGCATCATCAAGCTGATTGTTTATCTGGTAGTAGCTGTTGAATGCATATGAAATATTTCCTCGTGCATCCAAACCTCCACAAGATGTCTGATATCCAAGGCTCGTGCAGTCAGCAAGTCCACAAGCATAGCTCATGCTAGGTGCAATCTGGGGGTCATCAAGCTTAGCATTCGGCTTTAACACACACCATTTCCTCTCCAGATACTTCACATTTCTAGCTGGAACTAATGACCCTGAATTCGTGGTGCCAAGATTTAGCGAGTATTTCGGTAGTCCATCATACGTAAGTATTCCCCAGTGACGTTCAAAATTTCCAGGTTGGATACTCTTAGCATCCTCATCAATCAAACTAAACAGATAGGCATCAACAGGCCCAGGCCTCATAGGGGTGCCTTTTCCTCCGGATATATGCTGCATGAATCCTTGGTTGAATCGCTGTGCAAGTTGTGCATTAGCATTGCGGTCACCATCAGTGGGCCAACCAATTTCTCCAATAATTATAGGCACGTTCCCAAACCCATTCTTCTGTAAAGCCCACACAAGAGTGTCGTGATTTGCATCAAACATGTTGCTGTAGATTGTCCCACCATCATTTAGAGGTGTTGCATTTCCATCAAAGAATGCATATTCAACTGGGAAGTTGGGGTCAATATAAAGACTTATAAATGGATAGATATTGATTGTAAAAGGACAACCATTGTCGCTTAAGAACTTGACAAGTTGGCTTACATAGCCATGGATCTCAGCTCGAAAATCACCACCTGATGGGAAAGTGTTGGAGCTCTCATAAACATCTGCATTGAGAGGACAAGTAACCTTTACTTGACTACCGAGGCCAGCTTTTACGAGTGCGGTTTGGATATTTTGCATAGCAGGAAGAGTTGTTCGAAGGTAAGTGCCATTGTAAGTTGTCAAGTAAGGTTCATTTCCAACTGCAACATACCTACACAGTCGAAAACGATGTGCATAAACATTCAGGTCTAGCTTACTAAATGAAACAAATATAAGATTTACTTGGTCGATGAAGTTCATTCTATATGAAGCTCCTCGTAACAGATAACATACGGAAGAATATTATAGAACCGAAAggcaaaataataaaatgaagctagaaaaacaataattttggCTACAACCAGTTCAATGTGATCATAGTCACAAATAGCTCACCCGcatgaagaagaaatttttcAGAAACCACAGAAGCCTAGTCAGTTGATTTGAATAAAGTAGAACTCTTTGGACATGAAAAGATGAAGCAACATACAAAACATGAATGCAAGGAACACACAAATTGATAAGAATAGTTGTAGCTGTATATCTGATGTTCTCATTGATGATGTGCAATACAGGCCCGTCAAACAAATGTTAAGAACTGGCATTGCAGCCACCTTGACTTGTGTTGCAAAAACGACAAAAGGCAAATCACATTATAGATCTGAAAGATCACTAGGCCATATTAAAGCagaaaaatcaatttcttttaaCTACCAACTAGAAAATTTGATAGGGAATGTTTTGCTCCAGAGTTGCATAATTGGCAACAGctaattataaaataagaaaaggaaaatatagaAACTGTCAGTGTCCAATCATTCACTAATCATTAGTCAAATTCTAGATTTCTATGTAGTATCTTAGACATGTTTTGACTACCCAAGTACCAACTAATATTTGCCGGAGGCAATGAGAATCATCAACAAGAAGCAAACGACAAGGAATTACTGATATCTGTTACTCGCACATTAGGAATGCCACATCATGAAGTGATATGCAGACCACTTCTTAGATTTAATGCAGACCAACTTCTAGAGGTGCATGCTACCATTTAATCATAAACTTGAACATCAGACTTTTCTATAAGATTGCCTAAATTGAAAATGATTAGAACTTTAGAGGGAACACCAGATGGAGAAATGTACAAAACTGTGTAAGAGGGTCAACTCCTGAGGAGCACTAAAAGGGTCAACTTTTCTCAATGAGTCAAGATCCTCTACAACAAGCAGATCAATATTGTCAGTTTTCCATCACATTCAAACCCACAAGCGATGGTTGATTgccattttatttctttattaaaacCAAGCATGTGCGAGACGACAACCTTCACAAATCTAAAGCATTTTCTCCACTTCGAAAGTGAAAATAACGTTTGCTCATGATGTTTGATAAATAAAGAATGTGTAGCTTCTTCAGTGAGTGGTAAATGAAGTGGAACCAATTGTTCAATATAACGATAGAAATATAAAGATGGATGCAGAGGCTATTCAGGCAATGACGGTTATTTACCTGGCATATTGCACTTCGCTTTTTTGTTCTGTAGTTGTTTTCTAGTTATGTCTTGTTGAagcataattaagtaaataaaagtgTGTTCGCTCACAGTTTGTGCTTTCGAATGATATGGTCactcaaatataaataaaggaaagaagagaagaaaaagacacTTTCTGGTCATATAAATTAAAGGTATCATTCCTAattgggttaatatacattatttttttgaaggTTTAATCTTCAAAATATGAGACTTGACTTCGAAATTCATGGATTTAGCCCAAGAACCAAAAAgtagaaatttgaaattttgaaccACTTTAGTGATCCCTATGAAACTTGGGTCACCTAGCAAGCATACTCATGCTGAAAAAGAAATTCTTACACTCCTCTGACACGAGCGCATTCCACTAATTCTGATAATCACCCAATCAACTATTTCAAGACATGTAATATTCAGAGCCATCAACTACAAACTAAAGACACAAAATGATCAAATATCCAAGTATACGTGTCACATACCCCAGTGTGTCAGCAACATCTAGATTGTAACTGAGCATAAGAATAGTGGGACACAAcccaaaacaaagaaaaaaaaattaattactaatGACAGCCTCTATGGATAATTGTCAACAGCTCACTCAGCACAGTAAACTGGAATATTGAAATTCAAGGATTTGTTGTGGTGTTAGTGATAATATCTACACATATAAGTGGATTTATGAGTCTCATTGACCCATTCCCCATCTCTAACTACCCCCAACAAGCCTTTATGAAACATGAATGCATTAGACAATACAAGTGCATATAAACCTATCATATAATACTGAGATGAATCACATGATGCATCATACACAACCAATCAACATTCACGCATATGCAGAACTGGATCATGTCTCATATTAGGGTACAAAAAGTTGGGTTGGGCACCCTATGTGCTGTAACGTGACCATCCATAGATGCCAATGCACCTCATCTCCCTCCTCTCCCTGTAAATCACCATGCCACCCAACTCTCTTCTGGAAAAAATGATGGGGTCACCAAAAACGAATAAAACATTTTCACTCACCCCCTTTTGTGTGGTGACATTGGTAATGGGCTGAATTTTAGAGACCCCTCTTTGTAAGTTCAGTAAGTTTTGTCGTGTTTTTTCTCCCTCTCAACAAGACTTGTTGCCAGCTTGTCAGACCCAATCTTGCTTACAGGTAAGTCAGACAAATCTTACCGCCATCACATGTTTGCCCCCACATATACATGACAGTTAAAACACATTTTCAAATCATTTATGAACATCAAAACAGTTGAGACACTAGTTTAGGGAAACCAATAAATCAGGGGTCAAGGTCTCTGCTTACCTCGACTCGGAACTAAGCAACACCTACTATGTTCCACTACCATCCTCAACCTCAATAAGTGTCTCCtatatacacaatatatagTTTAATGGCATCAAAATACACCTATCTAACTCATCTTCTAAAATTGTGTCTTGGTCAATGTCATAATCAACCCTCAGTCAAGGTTGATTAAAGAATCCATAGTTCAGAGTTATCTATAGCCTTCTAATCTCAATCCTATGATTACATTCGACATTGAGCTACTTTAAGCGGTTCAGACCCTAAAATTCACAATTGAGGGTTTTGGTGAAAACCCGTGAATCTCCATTTCAAATCGCATGTTTGGAGAACTAAATATTATACAAAT
This DNA window, taken from Solanum lycopersicum chromosome 5, SLM_r2.1, encodes the following:
- the LOC101257963 gene encoding glucan endo-1,3-beta-glucosidase 6 codes for the protein MGLFPFSKSFPVLFLLAMLLFSPTVSGIGANWGTQSTHRLPPEIVVRMLKDNGIQKVKLFDADYDTLKALGKSGLEVMVGIPNDMLSSMGSLKAAEKWVSKNVSVHINDNNVNIRYVAVGNEPYLTTYNGTYLRTTLPAMQNIQTALVKAGLGSQVKVTCPLNADVYESSNTFPSGGDFRAEIHGYVSQLVKFLSDNGCPFTINIYPFISLYIDPNFPVEYAFFDGNATPLNDGGTIYSNMFDANHDTLVWALQKNGFGNVPIIIGEIGWPTDGDRNANAQLAQRFNQGFMQHISGGKGTPMRPGPVDAYLFSLIDEDAKSIQPGNFERHWGILTYDGLPKYSLNLGTTNSGSLVPARNVKYLERKWCVLKPNAKLDDPQIAPSMSYACGLADCTSLGYQTSCGGLDARGNISYAFNSYYQINNQLDDACKFSGLATVTKSDPSTGTCRFGLMIEPYYGGAQPKYGYTKTTLALILFLWTIV